The following coding sequences lie in one Actinomycetota bacterium genomic window:
- the obgE gene encoding GTPase ObgE, translating into MDEAKINIKPGDGGSGSASFFVLKDRKKKIACGGNGGRGGDVIFKASSNVSTLYNFKNKVHYKAGNGGNGASNKKAGRNGENLIIQVPIGTIIKSADKEMLADLEEENAEFVAARGGIGGRGNASFVSQRLKFPSFAEKGEKTEEQWIELELRLLADVALVGYPNAGKSTLISRISNARPKIADYPFTTLVPNLGVVYSNDTNYVVADIPGIIKGSHAGVGLGDKFLRHIMRAIFNVFVLDIEYATLNDIDISKNFFELRQELKLFDKKLYERNYIVAVNKIDILPDRAVLEELEKKLKKHTDGDIIFISAFTGENIDIFIKTLTRRVKEEKEKIYKNVLNKEKEDDAIKAVYTLEEDEYSTDTLEVKNVNGEYVVRNKGLKRMISMTNLENEEALIYLRNKLKKMGIGDKLKKMGIPEGSTIIIGELVFELVE; encoded by the coding sequence TTGGATGAAGCAAAAATAAATATAAAACCAGGGGACGGCGGTTCCGGAAGCGCATCTTTTTTTGTTCTCAAAGACCGGAAAAAAAAGATTGCATGTGGAGGAAACGGCGGACGCGGAGGAGATGTGATATTTAAGGCCTCTTCTAATGTAAGCACATTATATAATTTTAAGAATAAGGTGCATTACAAAGCCGGAAATGGTGGGAACGGCGCTTCAAACAAAAAGGCCGGCAGAAACGGAGAGAACCTCATAATCCAGGTTCCCATCGGGACAATCATTAAAAGCGCAGACAAAGAAATGCTTGCCGACCTTGAGGAAGAAAACGCGGAATTTGTTGCAGCCAGGGGCGGTATAGGAGGAAGAGGAAATGCCAGTTTTGTCTCCCAGAGGCTGAAGTTTCCCTCATTTGCTGAAAAAGGCGAAAAAACAGAAGAACAGTGGATAGAGCTGGAGCTGAGACTGCTTGCAGATGTAGCTCTTGTCGGATATCCCAATGCAGGAAAATCAACGCTCATAAGCAGGATTTCAAATGCAAGGCCCAAGATAGCGGATTATCCTTTTACAACCCTGGTGCCGAATCTTGGGGTAGTTTATTCAAATGATACAAATTATGTAGTTGCAGATATTCCGGGCATCATCAAGGGGTCTCATGCAGGAGTTGGACTTGGAGATAAATTTTTAAGACACATAATGAGAGCCATATTCAATGTATTTGTGCTTGATATCGAATACGCCACATTAAATGATATAGATATTTCTAAAAATTTTTTTGAACTGAGGCAGGAGCTTAAATTATTTGATAAAAAATTATATGAAAGAAATTATATAGTTGCAGTAAACAAAATAGATATTCTTCCGGACAGAGCGGTTCTTGAGGAGCTTGAAAAAAAGCTTAAAAAACATACAGACGGGGATATAATTTTTATTTCTGCTTTTACAGGAGAAAATATTGATATCTTTATTAAAACTCTTACCAGAAGAGTTAAAGAGGAAAAAGAAAAGATTTACAAAAATGTTCTTAATAAAGAAAAAGAAGATGATGCTATAAAAGCAGTATATACTTTGGAAGAAGATGAATATTCAACAGACACCCTTGAAGTAAAAAATGTTAATGGTGAATATGTCGTCAGGAATAAGGGACTTAAAAGAATGATATCCATGACCAATCTTGAAAATGAAGAAGCTCTTATATATTTGAGGAATAAATTAAAAAAAATGGGTATTGGTGATAAACTTAAAAAAATGGGCATTCCTGAAGGTTCAACGATAATAATCGGTGAACTGGTCTTTGAACTTGTCGAATAA
- the rplU gene encoding 50S ribosomal protein L21: protein MPVFNYKYLFLFNKRRPKIYAIITSGGKQYKVTENSNIVLERIEGNEGDKVKITDVNLFSDGDKIEIGSPSLSDVVIEGTIKKQFRGDKVIAYKYKSKKRYHRKVGHRQNLTLLSLDKISVKK, encoded by the coding sequence TTGCCGGTTTTTAATTATAAGTATTTATTTCTTTTTAATAAGAGGAGGCCCAAAATTTACGCGATAATAACAAGTGGGGGTAAACAATATAAAGTTACTGAAAATTCTAATATAGTTTTGGAAAGAATTGAAGGTAATGAAGGCGATAAAGTTAAAATAACTGATGTAAATCTGTTTAGCGACGGAGATAAAATAGAAATAGGAAGCCCATCTTTATCAGATGTGGTTATTGAAGGTACGATAAAAAAACAGTTCAGGGGCGATAAAGTAATTGCCTATAAATATAAATCAAAAAAAAGATATCATAGAAAAGTAGGACACAGACAGAATCTTACTTTATTAAGCCTTGATAAGATAAGTGTTAAGAAATAG
- a CDS encoding DUF2344 domain-containing protein — protein MESYKIRFKFQKINEFKYLSHLETVRLLVMAARRAKIPIKYSEGFNPNPKLNFSFPVPVGLGSFAEYADMDVYEKIDLSKFIADLNKNLGKGMEILDALFHKEKLPSLMADISIIKYVFRLSFDDKSFLEEYKSEIESMVKETCSVWMYEFAEPETDADIVYLNLFGYTKLLNNNKIFKFNDFLINLKILSSNKNVGIMDFFKKEAYVIRSNILKTPMCIV, from the coding sequence ATGGAAAGCTATAAAATAAGATTTAAATTTCAGAAAATCAATGAGTTCAAATATCTTTCCCATCTCGAAACTGTAAGACTTCTTGTAATGGCAGCAAGGAGAGCGAAAATACCTATAAAATACAGTGAGGGCTTCAATCCCAATCCAAAGCTTAATTTCAGTTTTCCTGTTCCTGTCGGTCTTGGAAGTTTTGCGGAATATGCGGATATGGATGTATATGAGAAAATTGATCTTAGCAAATTCATAGCTGACTTAAATAAGAATCTGGGAAAAGGGATGGAAATTCTGGATGCCTTATTTCATAAAGAAAAACTTCCCAGCCTTATGGCTGATATTTCGATAATAAAGTATGTTTTCAGGCTGAGTTTTGATGATAAGTCTTTTCTGGAAGAATATAAAAGCGAAATCGAAAGCATGGTCAAAGAAACCTGCTCAGTCTGGATGTATGAATTTGCAGAGCCTGAAACTGATGCTGATATTGTTTATTTAAATTTATTTGGATATACTAAATTGTTAAATAATAATAAGATATTCAAATTTAATGATTTTTTAATAAATTTAAAAATATTGTCAAGCAATAAAAATGTGGGTATTATGGATTTTTTTAAGAAGGAAGCTTATGTGATAAGAAGTAATATTCTTAAAACTCCCATGTGTATTGTTTGA
- a CDS encoding TIGR03960 family B12-binding radical SAM protein: MKRLSYRQLEKLLEGVLKPGRYIGNEAGIKSKAISTATDTESMVFTALVFPDTYEVGMSNLGMQILYDLINKNKDFSAERVFSPWFDLEDNLLKSGLKLFSLENRIFLDEFDIIGISLQHELMYTNTLNILRLGQIAIKTKDRKEEAPLVCAGGPSCFNPLPMAPFVDFFVIGDGEEVFIRVLEILKEKKKNRKSKKWFFDNIREFEGIFIPEDYNFFYGSRGLLEKIEPDRKIRKAVLRKIDDFDIVKDPVIANIKPVHDRFVCEIMRGCFRGCRFCQAGYIYRPVRYRNHEKLKLQCTEGIAKSGYDEISFLSLSSADYPGLEKLINGFTGDIKDKRISVSLPSMRLDSFGFNIARLIQGGRKTGLTFAPEAGSQSMRDAINKNIDKDEMLACMATAFSEGWEKVKLYFMIGFPDETEEDILAIPELVKEILRTGREFLPDRKAGRIGINLSINAFCPKPFTPFQWAGQDSTEILKEKFAIIVSLLPKKAVNVSWSDPRKSKLECAISRGDIRTAKAVENAFIKGARFDNWSEYFNFEIWENAFKEAGIDMDFYSLREMSYDELLCWDFIDIGVKKDFFIKENNKAKEILRSGKANNASDF; the protein is encoded by the coding sequence TTGAAAAGACTAAGTTATCGGCAGCTGGAAAAGCTGCTTGAAGGAGTATTAAAACCCGGCAGGTATATTGGAAATGAAGCTGGCATAAAAAGTAAAGCTATCAGCACTGCCACAGACACGGAATCAATGGTTTTTACTGCTCTTGTATTTCCGGATACCTATGAAGTGGGCATGTCCAATCTTGGAATGCAGATTCTTTATGATCTGATAAACAAAAACAAGGATTTCAGCGCGGAAAGAGTCTTTTCACCATGGTTTGATCTGGAAGATAATCTTCTCAAATCAGGATTAAAGCTTTTTTCACTCGAAAACAGAATTTTTCTGGATGAATTCGATATAATCGGCATAAGCCTTCAACATGAACTTATGTATACAAACACCCTGAACATACTCAGGCTTGGGCAGATTGCAATAAAAACAAAAGACAGAAAAGAAGAAGCTCCCCTGGTATGTGCGGGAGGTCCCTCATGCTTTAATCCGCTGCCCATGGCTCCTTTTGTTGATTTCTTTGTTATTGGAGACGGGGAAGAAGTATTTATAAGAGTTCTTGAAATCCTGAAGGAAAAGAAAAAGAACAGGAAATCAAAAAAATGGTTTTTTGACAATATAAGAGAATTTGAAGGAATTTTTATACCTGAGGATTACAATTTCTTTTACGGCAGCCGGGGTCTGCTTGAAAAAATAGAGCCTGACAGAAAAATCAGAAAAGCCGTATTAAGGAAAATAGACGATTTTGATATAGTAAAAGATCCTGTCATTGCAAATATAAAGCCGGTGCATGACAGATTTGTCTGCGAAATAATGAGAGGTTGCTTTCGGGGTTGCAGATTTTGCCAGGCAGGATATATTTACAGACCGGTAAGATACAGAAATCATGAGAAGCTTAAGCTCCAGTGCACGGAAGGTATTGCAAAAAGCGGATATGATGAAATTTCATTCCTGTCTCTCTCAAGTGCTGACTATCCCGGGCTTGAGAAGCTGATAAACGGTTTTACCGGAGACATAAAAGATAAAAGAATATCTGTTTCACTTCCTTCAATGAGGCTGGACAGCTTCGGTTTTAATATTGCCAGGCTGATACAGGGCGGAAGAAAAACCGGGCTTACATTTGCCCCTGAAGCCGGAAGCCAGTCCATGCGTGATGCAATCAATAAAAATATTGATAAAGATGAGATGCTTGCATGCATGGCAACTGCTTTCAGTGAAGGATGGGAAAAGGTAAAGCTTTATTTTATGATAGGCTTTCCGGATGAGACTGAGGAGGATATCCTGGCAATACCGGAACTGGTAAAAGAGATATTGAGGACGGGAAGAGAATTTCTCCCCGACAGAAAGGCAGGAAGAATAGGAATAAACCTGAGTATAAATGCTTTCTGCCCCAAGCCATTTACCCCGTTCCAGTGGGCTGGACAGGATTCGACAGAAATCCTTAAAGAAAAGTTTGCAATCATCGTAAGTCTTCTTCCAAAAAAAGCCGTTAATGTGAGCTGGTCAGATCCGAGAAAAAGCAAACTTGAGTGTGCGATATCCAGGGGAGATATAAGAACGGCAAAAGCTGTCGAGAACGCCTTCATAAAAGGGGCGCGTTTTGATAATTGGAGCGAATATTTCAATTTTGAAATATGGGAAAATGCTTTTAAAGAGGCAGGCATCGATATGGACTTTTATTCTTTAAGAGAGATGTCTTATGATGAACTTTTATGCTGGGATTTTATTGATATAGGTGTAAAAAAGGACTTCTTCATTAAAGAAAACAACAAGGCAAAAGAGATTCTTAGATCCGGAAAAGCAAATAATGCAAGTGATTTTTAA
- a CDS encoding Rne/Rng family ribonuclease, producing the protein MGKEMLVSSGDGETRVAILDDGRVTELYFDRKFKKSIVGNIYVGKVENVLPSLDAAFVDIGEEKNAFLYINEIALDMDFEESEEMHKKIQHILKPNQNIVVQVTKDPMKSKGARLTTFISIPGRYLVLAPFNDGIGVSRKLNDAERESLRQIAKEIKPRDYGIIVRTAARSADKNILKRDLKILMRTWNEIQRRISRTNHPSLIINEQPVVLRILRDMFSSEFDAIHVDSKETKKDISRYLRNIGVDFSRLYLFNEPGDLFEYFNVNEVIENAIEKRVWLKSGGFIVIDYGEALTSIDVNTGKYTSNKNASDTILRTNLEAAEVICAQLKLRDIGGLIVVDFIDMTSEKDKQRVLEKFKQCLDKDKTKTEVLNFSKFGLLEMTRKNVSDGILGALCKPCPCCSGSGFVKSEETIKYEIERKIRTVAIKNPEKAFLFKLNTSIACQIIGQGGRNLKFLESLTKKHIIIKGDNDLPMDGMILAAKGTYKEVDDAAKPFKIGDQIELLVEETYLHNSNDALARTDGYIIQIINGKKYMGKRITVEIIGVSKTSAVAKII; encoded by the coding sequence TTGGGTAAAGAGATGCTTGTAAGCTCTGGAGATGGCGAAACCAGGGTAGCTATTCTTGACGACGGTCGCGTAACGGAACTTTATTTTGACAGAAAGTTCAAAAAATCAATAGTAGGCAATATTTATGTCGGAAAAGTTGAAAATGTCCTCCCAAGTCTTGATGCGGCTTTTGTAGATATTGGTGAAGAAAAAAATGCTTTCCTCTATATTAATGAGATTGCGCTTGATATGGATTTTGAGGAAAGTGAAGAAATGCATAAAAAAATTCAGCATATACTGAAACCTAATCAAAATATCGTTGTTCAGGTAACAAAAGATCCCATGAAAAGCAAAGGTGCCCGTCTTACTACTTTTATTTCAATTCCAGGGAGATACCTGGTTCTGGCACCGTTTAATGACGGAATAGGCGTATCAAGAAAGCTTAATGATGCTGAAAGAGAATCTCTGAGGCAGATTGCAAAAGAAATAAAGCCCAGAGATTACGGCATTATAGTAAGGACTGCCGCAAGAAGTGCAGATAAAAATATATTAAAAAGAGATTTAAAAATACTAATGAGAACATGGAACGAGATTCAGCGAAGGATTTCAAGGACAAACCATCCTTCTCTTATTATTAATGAGCAGCCTGTTGTGCTCAGAATACTCAGGGATATGTTTTCCAGTGAATTTGATGCAATACATGTGGACAGTAAAGAAACAAAAAAAGATATCTCAAGATATCTCAGAAATATAGGAGTTGATTTTTCCAGACTTTATTTATTTAACGAACCGGGTGATCTGTTTGAATATTTCAACGTAAATGAAGTGATTGAAAATGCAATAGAAAAAAGAGTCTGGCTGAAGTCAGGCGGCTTTATTGTAATAGACTATGGGGAAGCTCTTACATCCATAGATGTAAATACCGGAAAATATACCTCAAACAAGAATGCATCGGATACCATACTAAGAACAAATCTTGAAGCAGCTGAAGTAATATGCGCTCAGTTAAAGCTCAGGGATATCGGCGGACTTATTGTGGTGGATTTTATAGACATGACAAGCGAGAAAGATAAGCAAAGGGTGCTGGAAAAATTCAAGCAGTGCCTGGATAAAGACAAAACCAAAACAGAGGTCCTTAATTTTTCAAAATTCGGACTACTGGAAATGACAAGAAAAAATGTTTCAGACGGAATACTGGGTGCATTATGCAAACCATGTCCGTGCTGTTCCGGATCAGGATTTGTCAAATCAGAGGAAACGATTAAATATGAAATCGAAAGAAAAATAAGGACTGTTGCCATTAAAAACCCTGAAAAAGCATTTTTATTCAAATTAAATACTTCAATTGCATGCCAGATAATAGGCCAGGGCGGACGAAATCTTAAATTTCTGGAATCTTTAACAAAAAAACACATAATAATAAAAGGTGATAATGATCTGCCGATGGACGGAATGATATTGGCAGCAAAAGGGACATATAAAGAAGTTGATGATGCGGCAAAACCTTTTAAAATCGGTGACCAGATTGAACTTCTTGTTGAAGAGACCTATCTTCATAATTCCAATGACGCTCTTGCCAGGACAGATGGTTATATAATACAGATAATAAATGGCAAAAAATATATGGGCAAACGTATCACTGTAGAAATAATAGGTGTTTCAAAAACGAGTGCGGTTGCGAAAATAATATAA
- the rpmA gene encoding 50S ribosomal protein L27, whose translation MASKKGVGSSRNGRDSNPKYLGIKLFAGQTAKAGSIILRQRGSKYRPGNNVGMGRDFTLFAKADGIIEFVKNSKKGKVVNIIS comes from the coding sequence ATGGCAAGCAAAAAAGGTGTTGGAAGTTCAAGAAACGGAAGAGACAGCAATCCAAAATATCTCGGAATAAAATTATTTGCAGGCCAGACTGCAAAGGCAGGAAGCATTATACTCAGACAGAGGGGTTCTAAATACCGACCGGGAAATAATGTAGGTATGGGAAGAGATTTTACTCTTTTTGCCAAAGCTGACGGTATTATTGAGTTTGTAAAAAATTCCAAAAAGGGAAAAGTAGTTAATATAATAAGTTAA